In Rhizobium sp. WSM4643, the following are encoded in one genomic region:
- a CDS encoding c-type cytochrome — protein MPEKILKGSLGWYSSILVLILAIILAAAIGWLREPRQYRVDPPVAAALDGIRLMANGISGAPPEIYFALNKPYEATGYDLSQGKRLYSWFGCASCHGDGRGGAGPSFLDGWWLYGPSMVSIVASIRDGRPHGMPAFKDRMTIDQIWQLAGYVKTIGAYSANPVAPGRNDDRYTRPAENRAPAAKFFEEGPIPLHPQQGPSP, from the coding sequence ATGCCGGAGAAGATTTTGAAGGGGAGCCTTGGCTGGTATTCGAGCATCTTAGTTTTAATCCTTGCCATCATCTTGGCCGCCGCTATCGGTTGGCTGCGGGAGCCGAGGCAGTACCGTGTCGACCCGCCGGTAGCGGCGGCGCTGGACGGTATCCGGTTGATGGCAAACGGGATCAGCGGCGCGCCCCCGGAAATCTATTTTGCGCTCAACAAGCCTTATGAGGCGACTGGCTACGATCTAAGCCAGGGTAAGCGGCTCTACAGCTGGTTCGGTTGTGCGTCCTGTCACGGTGACGGCAGAGGCGGGGCTGGTCCGTCCTTCCTCGACGGATGGTGGCTCTATGGCCCTTCAATGGTGTCGATCGTCGCCTCCATTCGCGACGGACGGCCGCATGGGATGCCGGCCTTCAAAGACAGGATGACGATCGATCAGATCTGGCAGCTCGCCGGCTATGTCAAGACGATCGGAGCCTATTCCGCCAACCCTGTCGCCCCCGGCCGCAACGACGATCGATATACGCGCCCGGCCGAAAACCGAGCGCCCGCCGCCAAATTTTTCGAGGAAGGTCCAATCCCGCTGCATCCTCAGCAGGGGCCATCGCCGTGA
- a CDS encoding FdhF/YdeP family oxidoreductase encodes MTSKPRRTPKIGFDSGPAGGWGSAKSVGEILVREHIPLSGPALLAHQNKPDGYMCVSCAWAKPAKTHPLEFCENGAKATTWETTNQRADRAFFAAHTLTELESWRDHDLEEQGRLTHPMRWDPTADKYVPVSWAAAFEEIGRELRAISPEKVDFYTSGRASLETCYMYQLFARIFGSNNLPDSSNMCHESSSVALPESIGASVGTAVLSDFQNCDCIFYIGQNVGTSSPRLLHDLQDAVDRGVKIVTFNPLREPGLLRFINPQAPSQMLTGKETPISSEYYQVKNGGDVAAIFGVCKALIEADDALHSSGFSRVAGSDAVPGDPANAAAVAFAASMRAVDRKHVLDHDFITEHTSGFEEFAAAARGYQWPELERVSGLTREQMTHAARTYAASDAVLMVYGMGLTQHVMGVQNVQMVVNLALLRGNIGKPGANICAVRGHSNVQGQRTVGITEKPGLVPLDKLAELYHFDPPRWKGHTTVDVCKAILGGESRAFVGLGGNFLRAAPETEAMEAAWRKLRLTVQIATKLNRSHVIHGEIAYLLPCLGRLEIDKQASGPQAVSMESSVAHFHGSRGRATPASPDLLSEPAIIAGIAKATLPESPVPWDSWVADYSEIRDAIERTYPETFKGFNRRLFQPGGFPRPLPARERRWVTPNGKANFITPQRLFPQFEGVGDERVLHLMTLRSNDQFNTTIYGYSDRFRGIDGTRRVVFVNAADIARLGFVAGDFVDLSTAIEPETRRMISGFRIVPYDIPVGCCAAYYPEANPLFPLDHHDEKAKTPSYKLLPVRLSRCETAPLE; translated from the coding sequence ATGACGTCAAAACCCAGAAGAACACCGAAGATCGGATTTGACAGCGGGCCAGCGGGCGGATGGGGCTCGGCAAAATCGGTGGGAGAAATCCTTGTCCGCGAACATATCCCCCTCTCGGGCCCAGCGCTCTTGGCGCATCAGAACAAGCCGGATGGATATATGTGCGTAAGCTGCGCCTGGGCCAAACCCGCCAAGACCCATCCGCTTGAATTTTGCGAGAACGGCGCCAAGGCGACGACATGGGAGACGACAAATCAACGAGCAGATCGGGCTTTTTTCGCGGCGCATACCCTGACCGAACTCGAAAGCTGGCGCGACCACGACCTGGAGGAACAGGGGCGTCTCACCCATCCGATGCGATGGGATCCGACAGCGGATAAATATGTTCCGGTCTCGTGGGCTGCCGCTTTCGAAGAGATCGGCCGCGAATTGCGGGCGATTTCGCCGGAGAAGGTGGACTTCTATACGTCGGGCAGGGCTTCGCTCGAGACATGCTACATGTATCAGCTCTTCGCTCGCATCTTCGGCAGCAATAATCTGCCCGACTCCTCCAACATGTGTCACGAGAGTTCATCCGTCGCGCTGCCGGAAAGCATCGGCGCTTCCGTCGGCACGGCGGTTCTTTCCGACTTTCAAAATTGCGACTGCATATTCTATATCGGCCAGAATGTCGGAACGTCGTCGCCACGTCTGCTGCATGACCTTCAGGATGCGGTCGACCGTGGTGTTAAGATCGTAACCTTTAATCCGCTGAGAGAACCGGGGCTACTGCGCTTCATCAATCCGCAGGCGCCGAGCCAGATGCTGACGGGTAAGGAAACACCGATTTCCAGCGAATATTATCAAGTCAAGAACGGTGGGGACGTCGCGGCCATCTTTGGCGTCTGCAAGGCTTTGATAGAGGCCGACGACGCCCTGCATAGCTCCGGTTTCAGCAGAGTCGCTGGATCCGATGCAGTGCCCGGCGATCCTGCCAATGCGGCAGCCGTTGCCTTTGCGGCCTCGATGCGGGCGGTCGATAGAAAACACGTCCTGGACCATGATTTCATCACCGAACACACCTCCGGCTTCGAGGAGTTCGCCGCCGCCGCGCGGGGCTATCAGTGGCCAGAATTGGAACGAGTATCAGGGTTGACCCGCGAGCAGATGACGCACGCGGCCCGTACCTATGCCGCTTCCGATGCGGTTCTTATGGTCTATGGGATGGGGCTGACACAGCATGTCATGGGCGTTCAAAATGTTCAGATGGTGGTTAATCTTGCCCTGTTGCGGGGCAATATTGGCAAGCCCGGCGCCAATATCTGCGCCGTCAGAGGCCACTCCAATGTCCAGGGGCAGCGCACGGTCGGCATAACCGAAAAGCCGGGTCTTGTACCGCTGGACAAGCTGGCGGAACTTTATCATTTCGATCCGCCGCGCTGGAAGGGTCACACGACCGTCGATGTCTGCAAAGCCATTCTGGGCGGCGAAAGCCGGGCCTTCGTCGGCCTCGGCGGCAATTTCCTGCGCGCAGCCCCTGAGACGGAGGCGATGGAAGCTGCATGGCGAAAGCTACGCCTGACCGTGCAGATTGCCACTAAGCTTAACCGAAGCCATGTCATCCATGGCGAGATCGCTTACCTTCTTCCGTGTCTTGGCCGGTTGGAGATCGATAAGCAGGCAAGCGGCCCGCAGGCGGTGTCGATGGAAAGTTCGGTGGCACATTTCCACGGCTCGCGGGGCAGGGCGACGCCGGCCAGCCCGGACCTGCTGTCCGAGCCGGCCATCATCGCCGGCATCGCGAAGGCGACGTTGCCGGAAAGCCCCGTGCCTTGGGATAGCTGGGTTGCGGATTATTCCGAGATTCGCGATGCCATCGAGCGGACATATCCGGAGACCTTCAAGGGATTCAACCGGCGGCTCTTCCAGCCCGGCGGTTTTCCACGGCCGCTGCCAGCCAGGGAGCGCCGCTGGGTGACTCCGAACGGCAAGGCGAATTTCATCACTCCGCAACGCCTGTTTCCGCAGTTCGAAGGCGTTGGCGACGAACGAGTTCTTCACCTTATGACCTTACGGTCAAACGATCAGTTCAACACGACGATTTATGGTTACAGTGACCGCTTCCGGGGCATCGACGGTACGCGCCGCGTAGTTTTTGTGAACGCCGCCGATATTGCCCGGTTGGGTTTTGTCGCCGGAGACTTTGTCGATCTGTCGACGGCCATTGAGCCCGAGACTAGACGCATGATCTCCGGCTTCAGAATTGTCCCCTACGACATTCCGGTCGGATGTTGCGCAGCCTATTACCCTGAAGCCAATCCGCTCTTTCCACTCGACCACCACGACGAGAAGGCCAAAACGCCATCTTACAAGCTGCTGCCAGTCCGCCTCAGTCGATGTGAAACAGCACCACTCGAGTGA
- a CDS encoding DUF1003 domain-containing protein, whose product MSVPRSEQKQSTISRRLDRNIEALLKRREEEARQSSRQERVADAITRFAGSMKFVYLHLLVVTLWIIFNTGLLPLMPVFDPSFVILAMVASVEAIFVSTFVLISQNRMAEADDKRADLNLQICLLAEHETTELLTLVSAIAEKLGIEIETTEELEELKEQVRPEEVLDEIEEKMHRRGTTKPPPA is encoded by the coding sequence ATGTCGGTGCCGAGATCCGAGCAGAAGCAAAGCACGATATCGAGACGTCTCGACCGCAACATCGAGGCTCTGCTGAAGCGGCGAGAGGAGGAGGCGCGACAATCGAGCCGGCAGGAGCGGGTGGCCGATGCCATTACCCGTTTCGCGGGATCGATGAAGTTCGTCTACCTGCACCTGCTGGTCGTTACGCTCTGGATCATCTTCAATACCGGCCTGCTTCCGCTCATGCCGGTCTTCGACCCGTCATTTGTCATTCTGGCGATGGTCGCTTCCGTCGAAGCCATTTTCGTCTCGACATTCGTGCTGATCAGCCAAAATCGTATGGCGGAAGCTGACGACAAGCGCGCCGATCTCAACCTGCAGATCTGTCTTCTGGCAGAGCATGAGACGACGGAGTTGCTGACCCTGGTCTCAGCCATTGCCGAGAAGCTCGGCATCGAAATCGAGACGACAGAAGAGCTCGAGGAACTAAAGGAGCAGGTGAGGCCGGAAGAGGTACTGGACGAGATCGAAGAGAAAATGCACCGGCGGGGAACTACAAAACCGCCGCCAGCGTAA
- a CDS encoding Gfo/Idh/MocA family protein, producing MNRLVERSLQMRVKPVRLGFLGVGWIGRNRMEAILRTQMAKAVAIADPSEDMRKEALRLAPDAEIVADLDALLSLDLDGVVIATPSALHAGQSIRALQAGVAVFCQKPLGRSGAEAAAVVAAARSADRLLSVDFSYRYTQGMQRIRDLLRSGELGTVFAADLVFHNAYGPDKSWFYDKSLSGGGCVIDLGVHLIDMALWCLDFPEVVDTTSTLMKGGEPISATGDVEDFAVATLTLATGAVLRLACSWRLQAGCDAVIGADFFGTSGGASFRNVGGSFYDFAAYRFRGTSTEEIVRPPDDWGGRAAADWAARLASGQAYDPSCERLVEVAEIIDDIYRRG from the coding sequence ATGAACAGGTTGGTAGAGCGCTCTCTGCAGATGCGGGTCAAGCCTGTCAGACTCGGCTTCCTCGGTGTCGGCTGGATCGGCAGAAATAGAATGGAAGCAATCCTCCGCACGCAGATGGCCAAAGCTGTTGCCATCGCCGATCCCTCCGAAGACATGCGGAAAGAAGCCCTGCGCCTTGCGCCGGATGCGGAAATCGTCGCCGATCTCGATGCGCTCCTGTCGCTCGACCTCGACGGCGTCGTCATCGCCACTCCGAGCGCCCTGCACGCCGGGCAGTCGATCCGGGCGCTACAGGCTGGGGTTGCAGTATTCTGTCAGAAGCCACTCGGCCGATCTGGCGCGGAAGCGGCAGCGGTCGTGGCCGCCGCCAGATCAGCCGACAGGCTGTTGAGCGTCGATTTCTCCTATCGTTACACGCAAGGCATGCAGCGCATCCGCGATTTGCTCAGATCAGGCGAGCTTGGCACGGTCTTCGCCGCCGATCTGGTCTTCCACAATGCCTACGGTCCCGACAAATCCTGGTTTTACGACAAATCGCTGTCGGGCGGAGGATGCGTGATCGACCTCGGCGTCCACCTCATCGACATGGCGCTCTGGTGCCTCGACTTTCCCGAGGTGGTCGACACCACGAGTACCCTGATGAAAGGCGGCGAGCCAATCAGCGCAACGGGGGATGTCGAAGATTTCGCTGTTGCCACCCTGACGTTGGCGACTGGCGCGGTCCTCCGCCTCGCCTGCTCCTGGCGGCTGCAGGCAGGATGCGATGCGGTCATCGGCGCCGACTTCTTCGGAACATCGGGGGGTGCATCTTTCAGGAACGTCGGCGGGTCGTTCTATGACTTTGCGGCCTATCGCTTCCGCGGCACATCGACCGAAGAAATTGTCCGGCCTCCCGACGATTGGGGTGGCCGGGCGGCAGCGGACTGGGCCGCCCGGCTCGCCAGTGGTCAGGCTTACGATCCGTCCTGCGAACGCCTTGTCGAGGTCGCCGAAATCATCGACGACATCTATCGGCGCGGATGA
- a CDS encoding MDR/zinc-dependent alcohol dehydrogenase-like family protein yields MNVLPRATEGAIRAAIITGPGQISVEERPLPQPGPGQVRIRIEGSGVCASNLAPWAGPEWMTFPTEPGGLGHEGWGRIDALGEGVSGLSLGDHVAALSYHAYATHDIADADMVVPLPPALDGQPFPGEPLGCAMNIFRRSRIEPGQTVAIIGIGFLGALLTQLASGAGARVIAISRRPFSLETAKRMGAAEVLAMDDHWRIIEAVRVLTNGAFCDRVIEAVGKQWPLDLAGELTAERGRLVVAGYHQDGPRQVNMQLWNWRGLDVINAHERDPRIYISGMRQAIEAVVSGRLDPSSLYTHVYPLEGLGEALDATRDRPDGFLKAMVTC; encoded by the coding sequence ATGAACGTGTTGCCAAGGGCGACCGAGGGAGCGATCCGGGCGGCAATCATCACCGGCCCCGGACAAATATCGGTCGAAGAGAGGCCTCTTCCCCAGCCAGGGCCGGGCCAGGTCAGGATCAGGATCGAAGGGTCGGGCGTGTGCGCTTCCAATCTTGCGCCCTGGGCAGGGCCAGAATGGATGACCTTTCCGACGGAGCCGGGTGGTCTCGGTCACGAGGGATGGGGCAGGATCGATGCGCTTGGGGAAGGGGTGTCTGGCCTCAGCCTGGGAGACCACGTCGCTGCACTCTCATATCATGCCTACGCAACCCACGATATCGCGGATGCCGACATGGTCGTGCCGCTGCCGCCGGCGCTCGACGGCCAACCCTTTCCGGGCGAACCGCTCGGCTGCGCGATGAACATATTCCGGCGCAGCCGCATCGAGCCGGGCCAGACCGTCGCCATTATCGGTATCGGATTTCTCGGCGCCTTGCTGACGCAGCTTGCCAGCGGCGCCGGTGCGCGCGTCATCGCCATCTCGCGCCGTCCGTTTTCCCTCGAGACCGCCAAGCGCATGGGCGCCGCCGAAGTACTGGCGATGGACGACCACTGGCGGATCATCGAAGCTGTGAGAGTGTTGACCAACGGTGCTTTCTGCGACCGCGTCATAGAGGCGGTCGGCAAACAGTGGCCGCTCGATCTCGCCGGCGAACTGACCGCGGAGCGCGGCCGGCTGGTTGTGGCCGGATACCATCAGGACGGTCCGAGGCAGGTCAATATGCAGCTCTGGAACTGGCGTGGCCTCGACGTCATCAATGCTCATGAACGCGATCCAAGGATTTATATCAGCGGCATGCGCCAGGCGATCGAAGCGGTCGTTTCCGGCAGGCTCGATCCATCATCGCTCTATACCCATGTTTATCCGCTCGAGGGCCTGGGCGAGGCGCTCGACGCCACTCGGGACAGGCCGGATGGTTTCCTCAAGGCGATGGTGACGTGCTGA
- a CDS encoding NAD-dependent epimerase/dehydratase family protein, with translation MAMILVTGGCGFIGRHVVEELLDNRYEVRVLDALIDQVHGDAETSLPEAAEIIRGDVRDKTAVERALLGADGVIHLAAEVGVGQSMYEIARYVGGNDLGTAVLLEAMIGRRPKRVVVASSMSVYGEGRYETADGAQLDLVRRRSDEIKAGQWNPRGVDGKVLRPVATDEEKPVDLSSIYALTKYAQEKQVLIFGEAYGLEAVALRLFNVFGAGQALSNPYTGVLANFASRLANGQPPMIFEDGEQRRDFVHVRDVARAFRLALEKPNAPGHVINIGSGQAYTIAEVATLLADAMGVPEILPEIMNKARSGDIRNCFADIAKARELLGFEPRFMLENALGPFVDWVKQTGAIDRGAEMKRQLEERGLVS, from the coding sequence ATGGCGATGATCCTTGTAACTGGCGGCTGCGGCTTCATCGGAAGACATGTTGTCGAGGAGCTTCTCGACAATAGGTATGAGGTACGGGTTCTCGATGCATTGATCGATCAGGTTCACGGCGATGCTGAAACGTCGCTGCCGGAGGCTGCCGAAATCATCCGCGGCGACGTCAGAGACAAGACTGCGGTCGAACGGGCTCTGTTGGGTGCCGATGGCGTCATCCACCTCGCTGCGGAGGTCGGTGTCGGACAGTCAATGTACGAGATCGCTCGATATGTCGGGGGCAATGATCTTGGCACCGCGGTTCTTCTGGAGGCGATGATCGGCCGCCGACCCAAACGCGTTGTCGTCGCCTCGTCTATGAGCGTCTATGGCGAGGGCCGCTATGAAACCGCCGACGGTGCGCAGCTCGACCTGGTCAGGCGGCGCAGCGACGAGATCAAGGCCGGTCAATGGAATCCGCGCGGCGTTGACGGCAAAGTCCTGAGGCCGGTTGCGACGGATGAAGAAAAGCCGGTGGATCTCTCCTCGATTTATGCGCTGACCAAGTATGCGCAGGAAAAACAGGTCCTGATCTTTGGCGAAGCCTATGGCCTCGAGGCGGTGGCGCTCCGTCTCTTCAACGTGTTCGGCGCCGGCCAGGCCTTGTCCAATCCCTATACCGGAGTGTTGGCGAACTTCGCTTCAAGGCTCGCCAATGGTCAGCCGCCGATGATCTTTGAGGATGGCGAGCAGCGGCGAGATTTCGTGCATGTGCGCGACGTCGCGCGCGCTTTCCGCCTGGCGCTCGAAAAACCCAATGCGCCGGGACATGTGATCAATATCGGCAGCGGTCAGGCCTATACGATCGCGGAAGTCGCAACGCTTCTCGCCGATGCGATGGGCGTGCCTGAGATCCTGCCCGAAATCATGAACAAGGCGAGGTCCGGCGATATCCGCAACTGCTTTGCCGACATTGCGAAGGCGCGTGAACTGCTCGGCTTTGAGCCGCGCTTCATGCTGGAAAACGCGCTCGGACCTTTCGTCGATTGGGTGAAACAGACCGGAGCGATCGATCGCGGCGCGGAAATGAAGCGGCAGTTGGAGGAAAGGGGGCTGGTATCATGA
- a CDS encoding NAD-dependent epimerase/dehydratase family protein: MTIAALSAATGTSSRSYGFVEWFRPGEYERTSQTIADVRISGASYLRTHLSWAEYLAPGGEAWFDWLIPKLGREIDLLPCLHYTPPSLSRTGRSSGAPADLKSYADFVDHVLTRYGQYFSHIELWNEPNNLLDWDWREDKDFLLFCEMVGAAAYWAKHRGWQPVLGGPCPFDPYWLNLMGERGVLGVVDAVGFHGFPGTWDSEEGTWGGWDMHLGEMRNIIDRFNDKAEIWITETGYSTWRNDEMEQARRFVRALSVPADRMYWYSWRDVPPDVPVQEGLWFDPRHYHLGAVTHENQPKLLARLLMEGGVDRLEQVARLATPNLDKGAAPIVITGGCGFIGSNLADSYLQDGEDVVVLDNLGRPGVDQNLGWLTERHGSRLHPVLADVRDARSIEAAFADAKAVFHFAAQTAVTTSLIHPINDFEANARGTINVLESVRKAGRQAPVIFASTNKVYGGLDDLAMREAEDRYMPVDETVRSYGIGEDRPLDFCTPYGCSKGVADQYVLDYAKSFSIPTAVLRMSCIYGPRQFGTEDQGWVAHFLIRALAGEPVSIYGDGKQVRDILHVADAIAAYRGVLDGIDGIKGRVFNLGGGPANAVSVLAVLRAIGRLIGHPVETSFDDWRSGDQYFFVADTRKLQQTLGWSARVGWESGLQHLAEWLVENRFGGRPLLRRDRRASA, from the coding sequence ATGACCATAGCCGCATTGTCCGCCGCGACCGGCACGTCCTCAAGATCCTATGGCTTCGTCGAATGGTTCCGCCCGGGCGAATACGAGCGGACGTCGCAGACGATCGCAGACGTCCGCATCAGCGGCGCCAGCTACTTGCGCACCCATCTGTCATGGGCCGAATACCTCGCTCCGGGTGGCGAAGCATGGTTTGACTGGCTGATCCCGAAGCTTGGCCGCGAGATCGATCTCCTGCCCTGCCTTCACTACACGCCGCCGTCCTTGTCGCGGACCGGAAGGTCCTCCGGCGCACCGGCCGATCTCAAATCCTATGCCGACTTCGTCGACCACGTGCTCACCCGATACGGTCAGTATTTCAGTCATATCGAATTGTGGAACGAGCCTAACAACCTGCTCGACTGGGATTGGCGCGAGGACAAGGACTTCCTGCTGTTTTGCGAGATGGTCGGCGCCGCCGCCTACTGGGCCAAACATCGCGGCTGGCAGCCGGTGCTCGGCGGGCCATGCCCCTTCGACCCCTATTGGCTTAACCTGATGGGCGAGCGCGGTGTGCTCGGCGTCGTCGATGCCGTCGGCTTCCACGGTTTTCCCGGCACGTGGGACAGTGAGGAAGGCACCTGGGGCGGCTGGGACATGCATCTCGGCGAGATGCGAAACATTATCGACCGCTTTAATGACAAGGCCGAGATCTGGATTACCGAAACCGGTTATTCGACCTGGCGCAACGACGAGATGGAGCAGGCACGGCGTTTCGTGAGGGCTCTGAGCGTGCCGGCCGACCGGATGTATTGGTATTCCTGGCGCGATGTGCCGCCGGACGTGCCGGTGCAGGAGGGCCTGTGGTTCGATCCGCGGCACTATCATCTTGGTGCCGTCACCCACGAGAATCAGCCGAAGCTGCTCGCGCGTTTGCTGATGGAAGGCGGCGTCGATCGGCTCGAGCAGGTCGCGCGGCTCGCCACGCCCAACCTCGACAAGGGAGCCGCCCCGATCGTCATCACCGGAGGCTGCGGCTTCATCGGCTCGAACCTCGCCGACAGCTACCTCCAGGACGGCGAAGACGTCGTCGTGCTCGACAATCTCGGGCGGCCCGGCGTCGACCAAAACCTCGGCTGGCTGACCGAGAGGCATGGGTCAAGGCTACATCCGGTGCTTGCCGACGTGCGCGACGCCAGAAGCATCGAGGCAGCCTTCGCCGACGCCAAAGCAGTCTTTCATTTCGCCGCCCAGACCGCGGTCACCACCAGCCTCATTCACCCGATCAATGACTTCGAGGCCAATGCGCGCGGCACGATCAATGTGCTGGAATCGGTGCGAAAGGCCGGTCGCCAGGCTCCGGTGATCTTTGCCAGCACCAACAAAGTGTATGGCGGGCTCGACGACCTTGCCATGCGGGAGGCCGAGGACCGCTACATGCCGGTCGATGAGACCGTCCGATCATACGGGATCGGCGAAGACAGGCCGCTTGATTTCTGCACCCCCTATGGCTGCTCGAAAGGCGTGGCCGACCAATACGTGCTGGACTATGCGAAATCCTTCTCCATCCCGACGGCCGTGCTGCGCATGAGCTGCATCTACGGCCCGCGCCAATTCGGCACCGAGGACCAGGGTTGGGTGGCGCATTTCCTGATCCGGGCGCTCGCCGGCGAACCGGTCTCAATTTACGGCGACGGCAAGCAGGTTCGCGATATTCTTCACGTCGCGGACGCGATTGCCGCCTATCGCGGCGTTCTCGATGGCATTGACGGGATCAAAGGCCGCGTCTTCAATCTGGGCGGCGGTCCGGCGAATGCCGTCAGCGTGCTTGCAGTCCTGCGCGCGATCGGCAGGCTGATTGGGCACCCGGTCGAAACCTCCTTCGACGACTGGCGATCAGGCGATCAGTATTTCTTCGTCGCCGACACCCGCAAGCTGCAACAGACTCTCGGCTGGAGTGCGCGTGTCGGCTGGGAAAGCGGACTGCAGCACCTTGCGGAGTGGCTTGTCGAAAATCGTTTCGGCGGCCGACCGCTCCTGCGCCGCGATCGGAGGGCCTCCGCATGA
- a CDS encoding glycosyltransferase family 4 protein, whose translation MTLDAVGGVWRYAMDLAAGLRRQGMEIVFAGLGPAPSVAQTAEAKALGQLVWLDAPLDWMASSRTEISAAPTEISRIARDYHVDLLHLNLPSQAAGIDTPLPVVVVSHSCVVTWFAAVRRTLVPPDWGWQRDANKEGFDRADAVLAPSMSHADALQAAYGPLSRLRVIYNASRVGSDQRPKKTFVFAAGRWWDDGKNGVVLDRAAAAMPLPVVMAGSCSGPNGQRLQLNDADDRGPLPYPKTIALMQSAQIVVSPSVYEPFGLTALEAARCGAALVLSDIPTYRELWDGCALFFDPHDPQSLAAACMRLCEDEQLRAELVVRSLERSRAFSLERQAASMLETYARLMNDIFTPATAEQS comes from the coding sequence ATGACCCTGGATGCGGTTGGCGGCGTCTGGCGCTATGCGATGGATCTCGCCGCCGGGCTTCGGCGCCAGGGGATGGAAATCGTCTTTGCCGGTCTCGGCCCCGCACCGTCGGTAGCGCAGACCGCAGAGGCGAAAGCGCTGGGACAGCTGGTATGGCTCGATGCCCCTCTCGACTGGATGGCGTCGAGCAGGACCGAAATATCAGCCGCGCCTACCGAAATCTCCCGCATCGCCAGGGATTATCACGTCGATCTGCTGCATCTCAACCTGCCGTCCCAGGCCGCCGGGATCGACACGCCGCTGCCCGTAGTCGTCGTGTCCCATTCCTGCGTCGTCACCTGGTTTGCCGCGGTGCGCCGGACGCTGGTGCCGCCGGATTGGGGATGGCAGCGCGATGCAAACAAAGAAGGTTTCGACCGCGCCGACGCCGTCCTTGCGCCAAGCATGAGCCATGCGGATGCACTGCAAGCCGCCTATGGTCCGCTCTCGCGGCTGAGGGTGATCTACAATGCGAGCCGCGTCGGATCCGACCAGCGTCCAAAGAAGACTTTCGTCTTCGCGGCCGGGCGCTGGTGGGATGACGGCAAGAACGGGGTCGTCCTCGACAGGGCGGCAGCAGCAATGCCCTTGCCCGTCGTCATGGCAGGCTCTTGCTCAGGTCCCAATGGGCAGCGATTGCAGCTCAATGACGCCGACGATCGTGGGCCGCTCCCCTATCCGAAGACCATCGCCTTGATGCAGAGCGCGCAAATTGTCGTATCGCCGTCCGTTTACGAGCCCTTCGGCCTGACCGCTCTCGAGGCGGCGCGATGCGGCGCGGCTCTGGTGCTGTCTGATATCCCAACCTATCGCGAGCTGTGGGATGGGTGCGCGCTGTTCTTCGATCCGCATGATCCCCAGTCCCTTGCAGCAGCGTGCATGCGCCTCTGCGAAGACGAGCAATTGCGCGCCGAACTCGTGGTGCGATCGCTGGAGCGCTCGCGAGCCTTCAGTTTGGAACGCCAGGCGGCATCGATGCTCGAAACATACGCGCGACTGATGAACGACATTTTCACCCCGGCAACGGCGGAGCAATCATGA